TCACAGCAAATGCACTCCACTTTGTGACACTGGAGAAGACGGAACTGTGCAGACACTTGACTGTGGGAGAACATATGGTGGTgacacccaccactgccatgtggcccctggagggtTTGCCAACGATAAATGTAGTCCTTGGCCAGAAGAGGTATCCCGATCTAGACAGTCAACATGATTACTTTCATGTTATGGAGAAAAACCCCTGTTCTGCTCAGTTCAACACCAGCTTCCACTCTAAAAACTGCAGAACACTTCATCTTCAAATAAGCAGTCTTGCCAAACATTAAAGCAAATACAGAAGAACAATGGAAATCCTCAGTTTCACAATTGCTCCTAAGCAAATACGGACTGTGCAGTGGAAAAGGTATGCGAGTTGCACTACCTGAAGTTTTAGATTATGCTCTGTGTTAACAGAAAGATGGCCCATAAACAAGAATTAAGTAAGATTTCCCCCCACCCAGaaaattggttagttgcctgctttggatggggtcgtattccctctgaaagagcaggtccgtagtctgggggtgctcctggatccatctttgtcgctagtggcccaggtgacctctgtggctaggagtgccttttaccagcattggctggcaagacagctgcagccatttctggaccgggatagcctgaccacagttgtccatgcactggtaacctccaggctggattactgtaatgtgctgtatgtggggctgtccttgaggttggtctagaagctgcagctggtgcaaaatacggcggtgaggctgctcactggggcagagtatcgccaacatgtcaccccgctgatgaaagaattgcactggctacttattagctaccgggccaagttaaaggttctggttttggtttacaaagccctatacagcttgggaccagtatacctgaaagactttttggtgcctactgaagaccttcctctttcaacaaaccttttaagtatcctagtctgtgtcagaatagctttttaatatatttttaaacctttttgtttttagagatgtttttaaagctttaaaaaatgtttttagagatgttttgttttaatatatttaaggtctgtttttatgatgttttaaagtgtttttagtgcttttgtttgcctccctaggctcctactgggagaaagggcaagatataataataaaaaataataaaaaaatgcttGCTTGTTACGGGAAAATACGAACTAGAAAATTATGTTTTGAAGTGATGCCTACAGCCCTCTTACAAGGCAGATATCTGGGAATTCCATATGCCGAAAGACTTTGCATAGCAGGGTGCATGGTACCAGATGATTTGCCACACTATATGCTAGAGATTGTCAAATGTTTTCTTGCCCAAGAGCAAAATACCTAGTCCTTTTATTTCGGGCAAAAAATGCATTAAACAGGTCTCAGAAAGTGGTTTTTTTATTATCAGCTGTAGAACCCAATGTAATAATTTCTACTGCAAACTTTGCCCTTGCCACGAAGAAGCTTAGAGTCAGTTATATTAAGAATAACCACTGTAAATAAATCTTTTATCTTTGAATTATTTTAATCTATTATCTTATTTTGTACTATGTATATATGGTTGTATTTCTTCTGTAACAGCCTTTGGCTacatgcagtaaataaataaatggaaactaGAAAAGCCACTTTTTAAAATTGGCCCTTTATTCTCGTAATTTAAATTATTACGGTTGACTTAATTCCATCCCCTGCCCATCCTGCTGGCCTTACCCGGGAGCAAGGCGCACTCGATTCAACATTTGCAGCAGCACTGGGGAACTGTCCAGCCACCAGCACGCCCCCTCCTGTGGGCTTCTCAGTCTGACCTGAATACAAGACAAGTGATTTTCCATCTTTGCTCCAACATAAGCTAAAGCCCAAAGCCTGGCGTCATGCTCTCCCTGACCTGGTTCTGCTAGACTCCAAGCCCCGCCCAACTCATGCTTTCCCACTCTGTGCTCTTCTTCAGCTCGTCCTGCAGTAGAGGAATGCTTGTATGAGGGTGGGCGTTTCTATGGATTGCTACCTCCCTCTACTGGTGACAAGCCACCTTTGCACCAGAGAAAGGCTTATCAGTTGATTCAGAGTGACCATCCCAGAACTCTCTAGGCAAGCATGCATTCCACTCCTCTgtaaaaaataattataaatcAGGAACAGCACCTCTGCTGTAGCCCTGGATGAACAGCATTCTGCTTGGGAAGCCCTGCCTCCCAAAGAACTGAGCCATCGCATACAACATCACAGGACAagagaactgaatcacaaaataGTTATGGTTTAACTGTGCTGGTCAAAATAGTTCATCCTCCAAACCATAGCTCCAGCCTAACTAGATCCTACCTCTTTAGGAGGAGCGTTAGAATTTTCTGCCACAGCTAAGACAAGTATCCTTCTAGTCTTACGTTTGCCTGGGGAGGACCGCTTACAGTGCCAAGCAGCAACTTTTCCAGATAGTTCTTCCTGGGGACGCTTTGCAGCTGCTATCTTCACTTCTACCTTGTTATCTCTAGCTGTCAAAACACAAACAATTTAAGAAAAGCATCAACTTGAGCCTTAAGGCTGCAATGGATTTCCATCTATACCATGGCCTGATGAAAGTGTAATGCTCAGCTCCCTACACACAATGTAGAAgtattatttttgtgtgtgtgtgtgtgatgtgctgATTTTTCACCTTAATATTAGCATGAATCATAACACCTATCAAGTTCCAAGAGCCCACAGCCTCCATAGAAATTGCAGGAGTGCCCCAGACCTCTTCTTTTCCTTGCCCCAATGTATGTTCAGGTCATTAATTTATAAATCACCCCCCCCATTCCTATACACATATCCTGCCTTACAGGATTTGCCATCTGGCCAAGACTTGGGTCCTAAATCTACAGGGCTGATACACAAGCTATTGCCTAACTGCAGCAGCCTTGCAGGAAAAGAACACAGGATTACCCAGACATTTTGTAGCCCTGAGGACACACCCACCAACCTACTATTAGCCCAAGCAGACCAGGCCCCTGTAGCCCACCTACAAGCCAAGCCAGCACACCTGCAGGAACTGGGAGTCTTGACCTTGACTTGGGAGGCTTCTTATTCAAGGGCAATTTCTTCTGTGTTTGGCCAGGAAGGTCTTTCTATAAGACAGAGGATCCAAGTGTTAGGAGAGACAGAGTAGGAGAGACTGCATCCATCCGCTGCTCTCTTTGCCCAGACATCTTAAAGTACTAATGGCTAACCTTCTCTACCAGTGTGCCACAGGGCAGTGTCACTTTAGTGTACTCTAAAGCAACGGGgcacactgtgatgttcctatattaatgtatatatggtaagtgttgttgttttagaagatacatggtaagtggagtgaaagagggggagtgaatgggcagtagaatgcgagatgattggctgagtgtttaaaatggctgaatgtataaaaggaagagtgagagtggaataggaggggagaagagaactgagtggattgcttggtggggtttagagagttgtttaccaggagggaggtggagttcggattagtattgagtaaaaccatatgcttgtgtgccttaagaagaaatcttgttagctttgttatctttaataaatacttaatttggtttaccaaaggcctgatccttggctggagtttcacagaccagaagggagggtaaggtaatgaccaaggctgaaggggaactgtaacaaatggtggcagcggtgaagagaataacaataccagtattcagagtctctgggaatactagtattgggatgttactggtggttgcctagcagggggatctgttgagatctgtgctagagcggataggtaaaccataagagagtgcggtccggactggtggagtccctggtggtgcctagagacaggcagtaaccacgagcaggtaggaacctgacagggagagccagggaaggacgcatcacacacacacaagcatttgGTTGAGGACAGGAGTTCAGGCCTCATGACCCACAAAATTATGATACCCTGCTGCACTCATCCTAAAATATACCCGATTCTCCCCATAACAGCAGCCTACCAGATACTTCAGAGATGTATAGGAAGGACATAGCAAAAGGATTAGGACTATTGCTTGATGAAAGAATTCTTAGTTTTCAGTCAAATGTATGAAGAATAAACCTTCATACACTTGCATGCAATTAAGCAATAGTTCTAATAAAAGCACACCTCATTTTGTTTTTAGATTGATATACACATCTTTGGGAGCTCTTCTAACACTTCTAAGATGGCACTAGTCACCTGCAGCTCCTATAGGCATAAGAGTTTGACATTGACTAGAGGCATCTCTCCTCAATccaaatgtttttaactgctgaATGTGTTCAAATAAGCACTGCAGATCAGCACTACAAAATGACAGAACTACTTCTAATGCTAATATCTAAACACCAAAATAAGTTATATCGCACAAGTTTAATTTGCCCAAACTACTGAATTTTGATCAAAATCAATGTTGCTTTGGCTTTTTCTCTCATCATCTTATCAGTAACAGTAAAATGGAATGCAACAGgatgcttttatttttataagcTTTTTAATTCTCCCACCTTTCAAGGTAGTTTACAGCAATTTAAACAatctacaataaaaacaacaacagagcttTAAACagatctaggaacataggaagctgccaagtgatcttgataggctggaaacagaatgagatttaacagggataagtgcagcaATCTACACCTAAGAagaagaaaccaagtgcacagataagacggggaatacttggctcagcaataccacatgcaAGAAGGAGCTTAGGATTGTTgtttatcacaagctgaatatgagccaagcgcaatgtgcctgcaaaaaaggcaaatgctactttaggctgcattaacagaggaatagtttccaaactgtgtaaagtactagttcccctctattcaccaCTGGCTACAGTTCACCTTGAGAGCTGCATCCATTTCCGGACACCCAtgttaagaaagatgcagacaaactggaaaaggttcagaggagggcaagaaggatgatcaggacacgaaacaaagccctatgagcagaggctgaaagaactaggcatgtttagccttgagaagactgaggggagataggatagcactcttcaagtacttgaaaggttgtcacacagaggagggccaggatctcttctcagccATTCCAAAGTGCAGGGcacaaggaagccagattttgactgccCATCTGGAAAAgcctcctgttagagcagtaccacaatggaatcaatgacctagggaggtggtgggctctccaacactggagacattcaaggagcagctggacaaccacctgttgggaatgctttgatttgaattcctgcattgagcaggggctggactcaatgaccttataggccccttccaactctgttctATGTGATAGAAGCTGGCTAAGCTTCTAAACTTGgtagggcagtgtcccatttatCCTAGCCTGCACTGCTCCAAATATTGTAGTCCAAACCCTTCTGGAGGACATCAAGTTTAGAGAAAGCTGCGGTACAGGCTTTCCTCACCCctctctgccgccctgggctcctactgggaggaaaggcggggtacaaatctaataaataaataataaacaatacttCCCTTGGTCGGCACCGGGCCTTTAGTCAGGGTAGGGGCACCGACAGGCAGGCTCCTCTTGGCGAGACCACCACCCTTGAGAAGCCCGTTATTTTTAGCAGCAAGACGCCCTCTCCTCGAGGCAGGGGCCTCCCGAGAAGACTCTGGGGAGCCCCTCTTCTTGGGCCGGCCTAGCTGGGAGCTCGCCTCCGCCCACCGCCCGCCGCAGCTCTTCCCGGCGGCCCCGACCTCAAGCAGCGGCGTTGAGGTGACCAAAGGTGCCGGCGTGCCTCCTGGAAAGTCCTGCTCGTAAGTCCGCTGAGCGAGGGAAGCTGTGGAGAGTCGCGACCCTTCATCGGCGACATACGTGGCGCAGCGGAGGGAGGCCTCGTCGCACTCATAAGTGCGGTCGCGGCGGGTGTtggagagcagcagcctctcgCAGGCGGAAGGAGGATAACGAGGGCCAACCgggggctcctcctcctccctcctggtgCCGTCTCCTCCGGGAGGGGCGAAGCTCAGGCTAGGGCCGGGAGGGCCCTCTGTCGCCGGGCAGGAGTCGTCTCCACAGCAACTGCTGCTTCTCCAGAAGCCCTGCCTGGGCGCCTGGGCCTCTCTGAGGAAGGACATGGTGGCCTCCAGCGGCGTCAGCCTTTCGGCCTCAACACTCAGCGGAACAAGCAGCGGCGGCCGCCTGCTGGCGCCCTCGCCTTGTAGCAGCCGGCGGGCGATAGCGTTAGACTCCCCGGCGAAGCCGCTGCGGTAAAGGGCGCCCAGCAGGTCCGGGAAAGAAGAGGGCGACGAAGAAGGCGGTGTCGCCACGGCCAAGGCTTTCCCTTGCGCGGGGCTGAGGCCCCGCTGAGGAACCGGTGACGAAGCCATGCTCCGCACGCTGCAGAGGAGGCTTCGGTTCACTTCAGGGCGCAGCACCCTCCTTTTTAAACCTTCGGCGCGTCTTTCTCATTGGCCCACGCCTCCCCCAATTGGAAGCGCGAGTGGACATTTCCTCATTCTCCTTTCAGTCGCGTTTTCCCAATCACCGCCGGGAAGGGTGAGATCACGTGTGAGAAAGGTGTCAGGCGTCTGTCCGCGCTGTGACAAATCCATAACTGACGTTTCCTAGTATAGGAACGGGAAGGCGGGGTGGAGTATGAAGGGGCGGGGCTGGTTGCTAAGGAACGGGGATGGAGTGTTTTGAGGCAGTTGGGAGGCCTGTACTACTTCAGATTGAGGGGTAATGTTATACGGTACTGTACTTACAGTATTGAAAAGgtctttgtgtttgctgtgacgtttattgttttattacagctgttgtattttattatgaaattgtttttgtaattgtttgcttttgttgtaagccactttcagcatgattttttttgcaagtcgctttgagttccattttggggaaaaagcgactaataaatttcataaataaataagtaccacTTCTGAATGCTCGTCCACTTAGAAACTCCCCGCAAGCGAAACagctagcacatcagggagaaaggGTCTAGCTCAGGTCTTTGCTGACTTTATTTAAAGGACTTGGGAGACCTAAGTTCAaatctttattatttttttcattaaatttatatcccacccttcctcccagggcggcaaataccTACTCACCTTTGCAGCTCTCTTTGTCTCAGCCTAGCCTAACAGTGCTGTTTTAAGAATACAGCAGggcagcagcaggggggaagaacTCTTATGTATGTCATTTTGAGTTCCCCAGCCAAAAGACAGAATATAAATTAACGAACTACAGAGGGAGAGGCTTGGAATGTGCATGCAGACAGGAAGCGGGCTGCTCAGTGATGGAGCGACACCCGTGGAGGTCGCCACAATTACCCCTTTAGTGTCTTCCTTTCCGGGACACCGTGGGAGGGGGAACTGCACCCATATGAACGTGACAGATAGACAGAAGGACTCTGAGTGAGAGGCAGGGAAGTGGAGGTCTTCTGGGGTGAGAGTCTGGGAGAGCAAAGGAAAGCTCCCACGTGAGAACTACTGCTGTCATTTTCTCTCTGTGGGAATTAAGAGCTTGTATACGGTTTTTGTACTTGAGATACCCTGTTGCTGATTTccccatccccccccctttttttactgtTGCTATTAGGTatgtaaggtgttggactacgacctgggagaccagggtttgactccccccatagccatgaagctccctgggtgaccttgggccagtcactgcctcagcctcatgaaaaccctattcataaggtcaccataagtaggaatcgacttgaaggcagtacatttacattttttaagttTTACAGGTATGTAATGTTTTGTATTGATTAGATATGTTATGTACTGACGAAGATAGTTTAT
The DNA window shown above is from Rhineura floridana isolate rRhiFlo1 chromosome 16, rRhiFlo1.hap2, whole genome shotgun sequence and carries:
- the LOC133371486 gene encoding uncharacterized protein LOC133371486 isoform X2, with translation MASSPVPQRGLSPAQGKALAVATPPSSSPSSFPDLLGALYRSGFAGESNAIARRLLQGEGASRRPPLLVPLSVEAERLTPLEATMSFLREAQAPRQGFWRSSSCCGDDSCPATEGPPGPSLSFAPPGGDGTRREEEEPPVGPRYPPSACERLLLSNTRRDRTYECDEASLRCATYVADEGSRLSTASLAQRTYEQDFPGGTPAPLVTSTPLLEVGAAGKSCGGRWAEASSQLGRPKKRGSPESSREAPASRRGRLAAKNNGLLKGGGLAKRSLPVGAPTLTKGPVPTKKDLPGQTQKKLPLNKKPPKSRSRLPVPAARDNKVEVKIAAAKRPQEELSGKVAAWHCQTEKPTGGGVLVAGQFPSAAANVESSAPCSRCLQLTKEIQNLNSMIEEYQRMVTVLKQKNEDHIEDTESCQTQ
- the LOC133371486 gene encoding uncharacterized protein LOC133371486 isoform X1, translated to MASSPVPQRGLSPAQGKALAVATPPSSSPSSFPDLLGALYRSGFAGESNAIARRLLQGEGASRRPPLLVPLSVEAERLTPLEATMSFLREAQAPRQGFWRSSSCCGDDSCPATEGPPGPSLSFAPPGGDGTRREEEEPPVGPRYPPSACERLLLSNTRRDRTYECDEASLRCATYVADEGSRLSTASLAQRTYEQDFPGGTPAPLVTSTPLLEVGAAGKSCGGRWAEASSQLGRPKKRGSPESSREAPASRRGRLAAKNNGLLKGGGLAKRSLPVGAPTLTKGPVPTKKDLPGQTQKKLPLNKKPPKSRSRLPVPAARDNKVEVKIAAAKRPQEELSGKVAAWHCKRSSPGKRQTEKPTGGGVLVAGQFPSAAANVESSAPCSRCLQLTKEIQNLNSMIEEYQRMVTVLKQKNEDHIEDTESCQTQ
- the LOC133371486 gene encoding uncharacterized protein LOC133371486 isoform X3, which codes for MASSPVPQRGLSPAQGKALAVATPPSSSPSSFPDLLGALYRSGFAGESNAIARRLLQGEGASRRPPLLVPLSVEAERLTPLEATMSFLREAQAPRQGFWRSSSCCGDDSCPATEGPPGPSLSFAPPGGDGTRREEEEPPVGPRYPPSACERLLLSNTRRDRTYECDEASLRCATYVADEGSRLSTASLAQRTYEQDFPGGTPAPLVTSTPLLEVGAAGKSCGGRWAEASSQLGRPKKRGSPESSREAPASRRGRLAAKNNGLLKGGGLAKRSLPVGAPTLTKGPVPTKKDLPGQTQKKLPLNKKPPKSRSRLPVPAARDNKVEVKIAAAKRPQEELSGKVAAWHCKRSSPGKLSAADKRNSKPEQYDRGVSKNGHCAETEE
- the LOC133371486 gene encoding uncharacterized protein LOC133371486 isoform X4, giving the protein MASSPVPQRGLSPAQGKALAVATPPSSSPSSFPDLLGALYRSGFAGESNAIARRLLQGEGASRRPPLLVPLSVEAERLTPLEATMSFLREAQAPRQGFWRSSSCCGDDSCPATEGPPGPSLSFAPPGGDGTRREEEEPPVGPRYPPSACERLLLSNTRRDRTYECDEASLRCATYVADEGSRLSTASLAQRTYEQDFPGGTPAPLVTSTPLLEVGAAGKSCGGRWAEASSQLGRPKKRGSPESSREAPASRRGRLAAKNNGLLKGGGLAKRSLPVGAPTLTKGPVPTKKDLPGQTQKKLPLNKKPPKSRSRLPVPAARDNKVEVKIAAAKRPQEELSGKVAAWHLSAADKRNSKPEQYDRGVSKNGHCAETEE